Proteins encoded by one window of Ramlibacter tataouinensis:
- the tsaE gene encoding tRNA (adenosine(37)-N6)-threonylcarbamoyltransferase complex ATPase subunit type 1 TsaE, which yields MVGTSPLSGRSGAVLQWAGEDDTAAFARRLAARPAVARAFIELHGDLGAGKTTFVRHLLRALGVAGRIKSPTYTLVEPHEGPGFPIWHFDFYRFDDPREWEDAGFRDVFQQSGLKLAEWPEKAAGLLPPPDLSLHLALRPDATREVRVQAHSATGQELLA from the coding sequence ATTGTAGGAACCAGCCCCCTGTCGGGCCGGTCGGGCGCCGTGTTGCAGTGGGCCGGCGAGGACGACACCGCCGCCTTCGCGCGGCGGCTGGCCGCCCGGCCCGCCGTCGCGCGCGCCTTCATCGAGCTGCACGGCGACCTGGGCGCGGGCAAGACCACCTTCGTGCGCCACCTGCTGCGCGCGCTCGGAGTGGCCGGGCGCATCAAGAGCCCGACCTACACCCTGGTGGAGCCCCACGAGGGGCCGGGCTTCCCGATCTGGCATTTCGACTTCTACCGCTTCGACGACCCGCGCGAGTGGGAAGACGCCGGCTTTCGCGACGTGTTCCAGCAGAGCGGCCTGAAGCTCGCCGAGTGGCCCGAAAAGGCCGCCGGCCTGCTGCCGCCGCCCGACCTGTCGCTGCACCTGGCGCTGCGGCCGGACGCTACGCGCGAAGTGCGGGTGCAGGCGCACAGCGCCACCGGGCAGGAGCTGCTGGCATGA